A window from Desulfonatronovibrio magnus encodes these proteins:
- a CDS encoding Rpn family recombination-promoting nuclease/putative transposase: protein MSFEIPSPHDVGFKTFFQDEELVRDFIKYYIPDEIKAYLDLSVIEIDISGFVAEEFKEFLTDVVVRVRLKNSDEMVELYFLFEHKSYLDRYALLQALHYSVQKWMNLYRRNKLAGYLPIVIPVIIYHGISKWNFSHNFEDYFDIPHESFRVFIPKFRHLLHDITHMGDEAFKTSILMEIFHLLFKYIHFPELDIKLQEIFDLLEQLPDEDKRKEYLFNILKYVLASGSLSEEQVTEHTRRFPGGKDMVGVAMQEIEKRVEQSRRPYWEGVGEQRGETKKARDSIFKLVNSKFGILQPEIVNRIKTIQSLEILDALFDYSLRAETMEQFTDQVRKITDN from the coding sequence ATGTCATTTGAAATTCCATCCCCACACGATGTAGGCTTCAAGACCTTTTTCCAGGATGAAGAGCTGGTCCGAGATTTCATCAAATATTACATACCGGATGAAATCAAGGCCTACTTAGATCTGTCAGTAATAGAAATTGATATCAGCGGGTTTGTAGCTGAAGAGTTCAAAGAATTTCTTACTGACGTGGTTGTCAGGGTTCGGCTAAAAAACAGCGACGAGATGGTAGAGCTCTATTTTCTGTTTGAACATAAAAGCTACTTGGATAGATACGCACTGCTTCAAGCTCTTCACTATTCGGTCCAGAAATGGATGAACCTGTACAGACGTAACAAGCTGGCAGGTTACTTGCCTATAGTCATTCCCGTGATTATCTATCATGGTATAAGTAAGTGGAACTTCAGCCACAACTTTGAAGATTATTTTGATATCCCCCATGAGTCATTCAGGGTTTTTATTCCTAAGTTCAGGCATTTACTGCATGACATAACCCATATGGGAGACGAGGCTTTCAAAACCTCTATCCTTATGGAAATATTTCACCTGCTCTTTAAGTACATTCACTTCCCTGAACTGGACATAAAGCTGCAGGAAATATTTGACTTACTTGAACAGTTGCCTGATGAGGATAAAAGAAAAGAATATCTGTTTAATATTTTGAAATACGTACTGGCGTCCGGCTCCTTGAGTGAGGAGCAGGTAACTGAGCATACCAGACGATTTCCAGGAGGTAAGGATATGGTAGGAGTAGCAATGCAAGAAATTGAAAAAAGGGTTGAGCAATCAAGGAGACCTTACTGGGAGGGGGTTGGAGAACAGAGAGGTGAAACCAAAAAAGCAAGAGACTCAATCTTCAAACTGGTCAACTCCAAGTTTGGAATCCTGCAGCCTGAAATAGTTAATCGCATAAAAACAATACAATCATTAGAGATTCTGGACGCCCTCTTTGACTACTCATTGAGAGCAGAAACCATGGAACAATTCACTGATCAAGTCCGAAAGATTACCGACAACTAA
- a CDS encoding anti-phage-associated DUF3780 domain-containing protein, which yields MSTAQSLDSSKTGNSGNRSRPDKYAHKTTGFGVPVTTSPHHFIVTIPRGSRQAVNITEDLGMHALGEDSQVLDRVIMNRQLWTEIANPVKRVFNQRLKANNLAISNWKVGNNPVDRLLGKELCVLAWAIEDLSIEKVGIALRNWLELRPEERWWLFGMTAESVGAPENKGKGWRAALVHALGYSPDKIIRKPRQVKSEHKPQVKSREKQQSLLDLIKNK from the coding sequence ATGTCCACGGCGCAGTCTCTTGACAGCAGCAAGACTGGCAATTCCGGAAACCGCAGCAGGCCGGATAAGTATGCACACAAGACAACTGGATTCGGCGTTCCCGTGACCACCTCGCCGCATCATTTCATTGTCACCATACCCAGGGGCAGCCGCCAGGCAGTGAACATCACTGAGGACCTGGGCATGCATGCCCTGGGTGAAGACAGTCAGGTGCTGGACAGAGTTATTATGAACCGCCAGCTATGGACAGAAATTGCCAACCCGGTCAAAAGAGTGTTCAACCAGCGTCTGAAAGCCAACAACCTGGCAATCAGCAACTGGAAAGTTGGAAACAACCCTGTGGACAGGCTTTTGGGCAAAGAACTCTGCGTACTGGCCTGGGCTATTGAAGACCTTTCCATTGAGAAGGTGGGTATTGCCCTGAGAAACTGGCTGGAACTCAGACCAGAAGAGCGCTGGTGGCTTTTTGGCATGACAGCTGAATCTGTCGGCGCACCCGAGAATAAAGGCAAAGGCTGGAGAGCCGCCCTTGTTCATGCTTTGGGATACAGCCCGGATAAGATTATCCGCAAGCCCAGGCAGGTAAAAAGCGAGCACAAGCCGCAGGTTAAATCCAGGGAAAAACAGCAGTCGCTTTTGGACTTAATCAAGAATAAGTAA
- a CDS encoding L-lactate permease: MDIIMPLLAIAPIVVVGILMVGFMWPSSRAMPVGLLVAAVIAVAVWQVPLAQLIAASLAGLVNAVDILLIVFGAILILQLMKKSGGMGGISSSMASVSRDRRVQVLIIAWLFGSFLEGAAGFGTPAAVAAPLLVGMGFPPFIAAVVTLVANSVAVSFGAVGVPIHGGFEALRDVVSLPESVSFSAFLHDISVQVAMLHLVLGIFMPLIVVCLMTAIAEGSIKKGREIWPLALFAGAVFTIPQLLIAVLTGPELPALLGALIGLPIFLFALSKGFLLPRKDWNFPEKSSWPSYWEGKIKAGTGAPDDRRDMSGWMAWLPYILVGLLLLITRLEQINLSSWLQQWNPGWDNILGTGISVDISPLYNPGIIPFALLALCIPLMQKMKWQEAFGAVKKTGSMVGSATVALVSALLMVYIMMNSGGTDGREGMLLVVARAASDIAGANWYFLAPLVGALGTFISGSNTVSNIMFGVLQHNTAVQSGLLVQPVLALQAVGGAAGNMICVHNVVAVLTTVGLLGKEGLVIRNNALIGAGYAFFAGVLVWIAVKFF; this comes from the coding sequence ATGGATATAATCATGCCGCTGCTGGCCATAGCGCCCATAGTGGTTGTAGGTATTTTGATGGTGGGATTCATGTGGCCTTCAAGCAGGGCCATGCCTGTGGGCCTGCTTGTGGCGGCGGTTATAGCTGTTGCCGTGTGGCAGGTGCCCCTGGCTCAGCTTATTGCCGCAAGCCTGGCCGGGCTGGTGAATGCAGTGGATATTCTGCTCATCGTATTTGGTGCCATTCTAATTCTCCAGCTCATGAAAAAAAGCGGAGGAATGGGCGGGATTTCTTCTTCCATGGCTTCAGTATCCAGAGACCGCAGAGTTCAGGTACTGATTATTGCCTGGCTTTTCGGCTCTTTCCTGGAAGGAGCCGCAGGTTTTGGAACGCCGGCCGCTGTAGCCGCTCCACTACTGGTGGGTATGGGTTTCCCGCCGTTTATAGCTGCTGTTGTTACTCTTGTTGCAAACAGCGTGGCAGTATCTTTCGGAGCAGTGGGGGTGCCCATTCATGGGGGATTTGAAGCATTGAGGGATGTGGTTTCGCTTCCTGAGTCAGTAAGCTTCAGCGCATTTCTGCATGATATCTCCGTCCAGGTGGCCATGCTTCATCTTGTGCTGGGCATTTTTATGCCCCTGATAGTTGTCTGCCTCATGACCGCAATTGCTGAAGGATCAATAAAAAAAGGACGTGAAATATGGCCTCTGGCATTGTTTGCCGGCGCCGTGTTTACGATCCCTCAACTTTTAATCGCTGTTTTAACAGGGCCGGAGCTGCCCGCGCTTCTGGGGGCTCTCATAGGTCTGCCCATATTTTTGTTTGCGCTTTCTAAAGGTTTTTTGCTGCCGCGAAAAGACTGGAATTTTCCGGAAAAGAGCTCATGGCCTTCTTACTGGGAAGGAAAAATCAAGGCCGGTACAGGAGCTCCTGATGACCGTAGGGACATGAGCGGGTGGATGGCCTGGCTGCCTTATATATTAGTGGGCCTTCTGCTTCTCATAACCAGGCTGGAGCAGATTAATCTTTCAAGCTGGCTGCAGCAGTGGAATCCAGGCTGGGACAACATTCTGGGAACAGGAATAAGCGTTGATATCTCACCATTATATAATCCGGGTATCATACCTTTTGCGCTTTTGGCCCTTTGTATTCCCCTGATGCAGAAAATGAAATGGCAGGAGGCTTTTGGCGCAGTCAAAAAGACAGGATCAATGGTAGGTTCAGCAACAGTTGCCCTGGTTTCAGCCCTGCTTATGGTCTATATTATGATGAATTCAGGGGGCACTGACGGCAGAGAAGGCATGCTTCTTGTTGTCGCCCGGGCAGCTTCGGACATAGCAGGGGCAAACTGGTATTTTCTGGCTCCTCTGGTGGGCGCTCTGGGGACATTCATTTCAGGCAGTAATACAGTCTCAAATATAATGTTCGGTGTTCTGCAGCACAATACAGCAGTGCAAAGCGGACTTCTGGTACAGCCTGTTCTGGCCCTGCAGGCTGTTGGAGGCGCTGCCGGCAACATGATCTGCGTGCATAATGTGGTGGCTGTGCTTACTACAGTCGGTCTTCTGGGTAAGGAAGGCCTTGTCATCAGAAATAACGCGCTCATTGGAGCCGGCTATGCGTTTTTTGCAGGGGTCCTGGTCTGGATTGCAGTGAAGTTTTTTTGA
- a CDS encoding anti-phage-associated DUF499 domain-containing protein, which produces MLKTVKDACTLHESTLEYQVSGGVENLLQIIHSSDKGRDFFARSYMTAGMEDLLAQGLLRLAGQSGQAVYELAQAMGGGKSHLMAALGLTAKYPDLRSSVVPLDVLERLDGQPARVAVFDGRNSPDHYLWGELAEQLGKEDAMRPFWEHGPKAPGKEDWKSIIGDQPALLLFDELPPYFLEARTVSVGRGTLADVLTRALSNLFMAAMELPRCCIVLANLTDTYRDQVKEIRRLVADVHREVRRQARIITPVSMEGNEIYEILKKRLFADLPSIQDIDEVAEAYADQIKAAEDSGYLTARSLEQVAEEVRSTYPFHPSFKHLVALFRDNPDFRETRGLLQFAARAIRSVWLRPGNDVYLIGTQHLNLNDKLVANEISNINRALTSAVAKDIADNGNAHAELVDAELNSDAGSQVAAMILSASLSLAVRGHMGLRREEVIEYLAAPNRKPEEFARAFDFVRKSAWYLHSEGDLFFFKDTENLIKRVQKEAASLARGKVEKALKNRLEAELDADSRLAYQQVLVMPEIGDISLSSCRVLVVVPPDNRIPPEDIERFYRSLAEKNHLLVLSGNDTHMAGRVEETLRELYAVERILKSIRPGDPLFEQAREMKEQNEESFIQALQGAFNRLYYPGEDGLQAATIENGLNFRPDVENNVEKQIEKMLASMRCDNKLALDALEDPIPYFSMAENDLWPTSDRRTPWRDILMRAKSNPAWPWLPGMKGLEKLKDQAVAQGRWREGTDGYIEKGPFPKSKTSLNIVRQSIDEKTGEAQLTLNPKDAGPSPRVYYSTKPQVSESDHVVEDLETFRTDYPTVYFKVVDTTGEHESGEPVRWVAEIKIKHQVRETPDHRQVELKTIPLADEIRYTLDGTNPREGIVYQDMFAIPDDKVLLQVRATAGEASAQHTFTIASRGQERPEIKDEKPARLVSQKVRLDSTDKVFDLITRFRDRQDISFQGVILYVGEGESAVQVRFNDRTVNPQMLGKVISSLRDSLGESDALVQMNIRDGASFGTGFDLKEFAELAGINLTPDKVEQ; this is translated from the coding sequence ATGCTCAAAACCGTCAAAGACGCCTGTACCCTTCACGAGTCAACCCTTGAATACCAGGTTTCCGGTGGAGTTGAAAACCTGCTCCAGATCATTCATTCTTCTGATAAAGGTCGGGATTTTTTTGCCAGAAGCTATATGACTGCCGGCATGGAAGATCTTCTGGCTCAGGGACTGCTCAGGCTTGCGGGACAGTCAGGTCAGGCTGTTTATGAACTTGCCCAGGCCATGGGAGGTGGTAAATCTCATCTTATGGCTGCACTTGGGCTTACGGCCAAATATCCTGACCTGCGCTCATCAGTTGTGCCTCTGGATGTCTTGGAAAGATTGGATGGTCAGCCTGCCAGGGTAGCTGTTTTTGACGGACGCAACAGTCCTGACCATTATCTCTGGGGGGAACTTGCTGAACAGCTTGGCAAGGAGGATGCTATGCGTCCCTTCTGGGAGCACGGCCCCAAAGCCCCAGGCAAAGAGGATTGGAAAAGTATCATTGGAGATCAGCCTGCACTTCTTCTATTTGATGAACTACCTCCCTATTTTCTTGAGGCCCGGACAGTTTCAGTGGGCAGGGGCACACTGGCCGATGTTCTGACCAGAGCTCTTTCAAATCTGTTTATGGCTGCCATGGAACTTCCACGCTGCTGCATTGTCCTGGCCAATCTGACTGACACATACCGGGACCAGGTCAAGGAAATCCGCAGGCTTGTGGCTGATGTGCACCGTGAAGTACGCCGTCAGGCCCGCATCATTACTCCGGTTTCCATGGAAGGCAACGAAATTTACGAAATCCTCAAGAAACGTCTTTTTGCAGATCTGCCGTCTATACAGGATATTGATGAGGTAGCTGAAGCTTATGCCGACCAGATCAAGGCTGCTGAAGACAGCGGTTACCTGACCGCCAGGAGCTTAGAGCAGGTGGCTGAGGAAGTTCGAAGTACTTATCCTTTCCACCCTTCTTTCAAACATCTTGTAGCCCTTTTCAGGGACAACCCGGATTTTCGAGAAACCCGCGGCCTGCTTCAGTTTGCAGCCCGGGCCATTAGATCTGTATGGCTGCGTCCCGGCAATGATGTCTATCTCATTGGCACACAGCACCTGAACCTCAATGACAAGCTGGTGGCCAATGAAATTTCCAATATCAATCGAGCCCTTACATCAGCTGTTGCAAAAGATATTGCAGACAACGGCAATGCCCATGCCGAACTTGTTGACGCTGAGCTGAACAGTGACGCTGGCAGCCAGGTGGCGGCAATGATTCTGTCAGCTTCCCTTTCTCTGGCGGTTAGAGGGCACATGGGTCTGCGCCGGGAAGAAGTCATTGAGTACCTGGCTGCGCCCAACAGAAAGCCGGAAGAATTTGCCAGAGCCTTTGATTTTGTGCGCAAAAGTGCCTGGTACCTGCATTCAGAAGGCGATCTCTTTTTCTTTAAAGACACTGAAAACCTCATCAAACGGGTCCAGAAGGAAGCAGCCTCACTGGCCAGGGGCAAAGTGGAAAAAGCCCTGAAAAACCGGCTTGAGGCTGAACTTGATGCTGATTCACGTCTGGCTTACCAGCAGGTTTTGGTGATGCCGGAGATTGGTGATATAAGCTTGAGTTCCTGCCGGGTCCTGGTGGTTGTTCCCCCGGACAACCGTATCCCGCCGGAAGATATTGAACGCTTTTACCGCTCACTTGCAGAAAAAAATCATCTTCTGGTTCTTTCAGGCAATGACACTCACATGGCAGGTCGTGTTGAAGAAACCCTCAGGGAACTTTACGCAGTGGAGCGTATTCTGAAATCCATCAGACCTGGAGATCCCCTGTTTGAGCAAGCCCGGGAAATGAAAGAACAAAACGAGGAGTCTTTTATCCAGGCCCTGCAGGGTGCATTCAACAGACTTTACTATCCAGGAGAAGACGGACTGCAGGCGGCAACCATTGAAAACGGTCTGAACTTCCGGCCTGATGTGGAAAATAATGTTGAAAAGCAGATTGAAAAAATGCTGGCCAGCATGCGCTGCGACAACAAGCTGGCTCTGGACGCCTTAGAAGACCCCATTCCTTATTTTTCCATGGCTGAAAATGATTTGTGGCCCACCAGCGACAGAAGAACTCCCTGGCGGGATATCCTGATGCGGGCCAAAAGCAACCCTGCCTGGCCCTGGCTGCCCGGCATGAAGGGGCTGGAAAAACTCAAGGACCAGGCAGTTGCCCAGGGAAGATGGAGAGAGGGTACAGATGGATATATTGAAAAAGGGCCGTTCCCCAAAAGCAAAACCAGCTTGAACATCGTCAGGCAAAGCATTGATGAAAAGACTGGTGAAGCTCAGCTTACCCTGAACCCCAAAGACGCAGGCCCTTCTCCCAGGGTCTACTATTCCACAAAACCGCAGGTGTCTGAATCAGATCATGTTGTGGAAGACCTGGAAACCTTTCGCACAGATTATCCTACCGTGTATTTCAAGGTTGTGGACACAACAGGAGAACATGAAAGCGGGGAGCCTGTGCGCTGGGTGGCGGAAATAAAGATTAAGCACCAGGTCCGGGAGACCCCTGATCACAGGCAGGTGGAACTTAAAACAATCCCCCTGGCTGATGAAATCCGCTACACCTTAGACGGCACCAATCCCAGAGAAGGCATAGTATATCAAGACATGTTCGCCATTCCTGATGACAAAGTACTGCTACAGGTCCGGGCAACTGCTGGAGAAGCCTCTGCTCAGCATACTTTTACCATAGCTTCCAGAGGGCAGGAAAGGCCTGAAATCAAAGATGAAAAGCCTGCCAGACTTGTCAGTCAGAAAGTACGTCTGGATAGCACTGACAAGGTTTTTGATCTGATAACCCGCTTCAGGGACAGGCAGGATATTTCTTTTCAGGGCGTTATTCTCTATGTGGGTGAAGGAGAATCAGCAGTGCAGGTCCGCTTTAATGACCGCACAGTCAACCCTCAGATGCTGGGCAAAGTGATCAGCAGCCTGCGGGACAGCCTGGGTGAATCCGACGCTCTTGTGCAAATGAATATCCGGGATGGAGCAAGCTTTGGGACCGGTTTTGACCTGAAGGAATTTGCCGAACTTGCAGGCATAAACCTTACCCCAGACAAGGTTGAACAATAA
- a CDS encoding BON domain-containing protein, whose protein sequence is MMKSIIFLLIGVIIGAGAILFLITEQPEDDGLEAKMEALELRAEDIQQELAEQGEVVRRKAREVSDEALDTADDVRITATVEARLASDSELSVFDISASTSEGRVTLTGSVESPEHVGRATALALPALPDLLSYS, encoded by the coding sequence ATGATGAAAAGTATTATTTTTTTGCTTATTGGCGTTATTATCGGGGCTGGAGCGATTCTGTTCCTGATCACAGAGCAGCCTGAGGATGATGGTCTGGAAGCAAAAATGGAAGCCCTGGAACTGCGGGCTGAAGATATCCAGCAGGAACTGGCTGAACAGGGCGAAGTAGTGAGACGCAAAGCCCGAGAGGTAAGTGATGAAGCCCTTGATACCGCAGACGATGTGCGCATAACTGCAACTGTTGAAGCCAGGCTGGCTTCCGATTCTGAGTTGTCAGTGTTTGATATTTCCGCTTCAACTTCAGAAGGCAGGGTAACTCTTACCGGGAGTGTGGAATCTCCTGAGCATGTGGGCAGGGCAACTGCCCTGGCCCTGCCGGCATTGCCTGACCTGCTAAGCTATTCTTAA